Below is a window of Pseudomonas eucalypticola DNA.
GGGAGATGGCCTGTTTCTCGGGCTTCCTCACGGCCCGGGAAGTGGCCCGCCGCATGGTCGGGCGCCAGCGAGGCACGCTGCTGTTCACCGGCGCCACGGCAGGCACGCGGGGCGCCTCGGGGTTCGCCGCGTTTGCCGGCGCCAAACACGCGCTGCGCGCCCTGGCGCAGAGCATGGCCCGTGAACTGGGGCCGCTGAACCTGCATGTGGCCCATGTGGTCGTCGACGGCGCCATCGACACGGAGTTCATCCGTACTCAATTTCCCGAGAAGTATGCGGAAAAAGACCGCGACGGGTTGCTGGACCCCGACCATATCGCCGACAGCTACTGGTTTCTGCATACCCAGCCCAGGGACGCCTGGACCTTCGAGCTGGACCTGCGCCCCTGGGCCGAACGCTGGTAACCCCTCCCTTGAGCCACTGCGAGCCACCGCCATGAGCAAGACCGTTGAGTTCTATTTCGACCTGGGCAGCCCCGCCAGTTACCTGGCCTGGACGCAGTTGCCGCTGATCTGCGCCGATACCGGCGGCCAGCTGGTGTACCGCCCCATGCTGTTGGGCGGGGTGTTCAAGGCCACGGGTAACGCTTCGCCGGCCAGCATCCCGGCCAAGGGCCGCTACATGACCCAGGACTTGCAGCGCTTTGCCGCGCGCTACCAGGTGCCATTGCGCTTCAGCGCGCACTTCCCCATCAACACGCTGCCCCTGATGCGCATGGTAACGGGCGTCCAGATGCGCGACCCGGAACGCTTCCTGACGCTGCTCGATTGCCTGTTCTCGGCGTTATGGGTCAGAGGGCTGAACCTGGGCGACCCCGCAGTGGTGCAGGAAACCGTGGAAGCCGAAGGCTTCGACGCCCAGGCCCTGCAAGCGCTGGTACTGGACGAGACGGTCAAGCAGCAACTGAAGGAAAACACTGAACAGGCCCTGCAACGCGGAGTGTTCGGCGCGCCGAGCCTGTTTGTGGATGACGTGCTGTATTTCGGCCAGGACCGCCTGGACTTTGTGCGTGAGGCGTTATCGCGGGCTTGAGTCGAACGCACAAGCCCGCGTCACGAACGCTGCAGGGATCAGACTGGCGCGGTGCGCACCTGCAGCCACTCCAGCGCGGCGCCCTGAACCAGGGGCCCCACCCGCGACAGCACTTCACGGTGATAACCATTGAGCCAACCACGCTCTTCGGCCGTCAGCTGCTCCACCAGCAGGCATCGGGTATCGATCGGGCACAACGTCAGGGTTTCGAAGCTGAGAAACTCACCGAACTCGCTGCTGCCGGCTTCACGGTTCATCGCCAGGTTCTCGATGCGCACGCCCCACTGCCCCGGCCGATAGGTACCCGGCTCGATGGAGGTGATCATGCCCGCCTGCATGGCCGTTTGCGGGCCCGGCGTGGCCTGGTAGGCGATCACTTGCGGGCCTTCGTGCACGTTCATGAAGTAACCGACGCCATGGCCAGTACCGTGGCCGTAATCAACGTTGTCGGCCCAGATCGGCGCTCGAGCGATGGCGTCCAGCAATGGAGAGAGAATACCCTTCGGAAAGCGGGCGCGGGACAGGGCGATGACACCCTTGAGCACCCGTGTGCAATCCGCCTTCTGCGCCTCGCTGGGGTTACCCACCGGCACCATGCGGGTAATGTCGGTGGTGCCGCCCAGGTACTGTCCCCCGGAGTCGATCAACAGCAGGCCATCCCCTTCGATACGCGCATGGGACTCTTCGGTCGCACGGTAATGAGGCATGGCGCCATTGGCGTTGAACGCGGCGATGGTGGCGAAACTGAGGGACACGTAGTTGGGCCGACGGGCGCGGGCCGCGGTGAGGTGCGTGTCAACGTCCACCTCGGT
It encodes the following:
- a CDS encoding SDR family oxidoreductase encodes the protein MALAPDNKVVLVIGAGDATGGAIARRFAREGFTACVVRRSAEKLQPLVDRIHADGGQAFGFACDARKEDEVIALVERIERDIGPIEAYVFNIGANVPCSILDETARKYFKIWEMACFSGFLTAREVARRMVGRQRGTLLFTGATAGTRGASGFAAFAGAKHALRALAQSMARELGPLNLHVAHVVVDGAIDTEFIRTQFPEKYAEKDRDGLLDPDHIADSYWFLHTQPRDAWTFELDLRPWAERW
- a CDS encoding 2-hydroxychromene-2-carboxylate isomerase; this translates as MSKTVEFYFDLGSPASYLAWTQLPLICADTGGQLVYRPMLLGGVFKATGNASPASIPAKGRYMTQDLQRFAARYQVPLRFSAHFPINTLPLMRMVTGVQMRDPERFLTLLDCLFSALWVRGLNLGDPAVVQETVEAEGFDAQALQALVLDETVKQQLKENTEQALQRGVFGAPSLFVDDVLYFGQDRLDFVREALSRA